The stretch of DNA TTCCCCAACCCCAACTCAGCATAGCTTGTCTGAGAGCTGAGACTGGACCCCCACTAGGAGGCCTGGCAGAGAGGGTGGCTAAGCAGGGACAGCTATTTCTAGACTTCTGAATCTCCTATCTGGGGGTGGCCAGAGGGTGCTGACAGGCCATAGGAGGAGCCAGGAGGAGGCTGGTGCCCCATCCTCTGACCTTTGGCTATCCAAAGCAGGGCCTTGGCACCAGAAGGCTCGGTCAAGTCTAGCCTGAAGAGTGACAGGCAGCTGCTGCGCTACATCAGGCTGCTGTACAAAAATCTCACCAAGGAAGTAGTGTAGATGTAGCTGTCGGTGGGAGAACAGAGACCTGCCAAAGGTCCCTTTATCACCCCCTCATGTCTCACATACAAATGGCATTTCAGCTGGGTGCCCGAGCTTCACTGGAGTTGAGCCTCCTTAGCTGGCTGAGGCTAGCCAGGCGCAGTTTGAGCAGAGTCTCCTCTTGTGTGCGAAGTGTGTGTGCCAAGACCCTCAGGGATTCGCTCTGCAGCACTGGGGATGGGAAGACATTTGTGGGACCTTGTCAGACTACATGCCACTCCAGACCTCCCGCCCAGCATCAGGGCTTGCCCTCTGACCCATGCCCCACCCTTTATTGCTGCATTTGCAGGTGCCCTGGGGCCCCAGCCCTGCTTGTCCCTACCACTTAGGTAGACAGCCAGGATGGCTAATGCCAGGCAGGTGAATACCAGCAGTACCAAGAGCAGTAGGAACCCCCCACGGCCACACGTGGGGCTGCCACCAGCTTGAGTGCACAGTGATGGGGGGAAAACACCCAGGAGCTCTTCCCATGTCTGTGCCTCTTCAGCCAGATAGGGCTGCAGtgaacctggggggggggggggggatatcatCAGGGAGGTGGTACCCACATCATCCGTCCCCGCTCCCCTCCGCACCATTACCTCCACTGTGTAGGTCACTGATGGACTGCACTCGATGCAAACGCACCTCCTGCATGTGGTTAGGAGCCAGTGTTCCCCTGCTCCTCTGGTTCTGCATTGGCGACACAGTGTCTATAGGGGTAGTGGGGCTGATTTGAGCACACAAGTCACTCCTTACCTTGCAGGTGAGCTCAGGCTGCAGGGACTTGGGATATGTGGGAACTACACCAGGGGCATTTGGTTCCAAATTCACTACAGTTTCAGGAATGAATCTTAGTTTTGAGCCAGGGTTCCAAAGGCCTAGtctgcagagggaggggctcTTGACATGCTCCCATGTTGGCATTCAGGCATTCCTCTGCCTGCTTATTGCTAGCAAATAGTTCATCAGCTATATCTCAGAAACAGTGAGATTGCTATCAGGCCTGATCTGATGACGTGGTGCCTGCTCCTAGGCAAATGTAGCTGCACTCTAGCAATTCTTCCTGGCCTTGCTCTGCCCTCCTAACAGTGACTCAGCTGCTCCTACTGGAGACCTCCTGTTTTCACTCACCAGCCCAGCGGGTCTGCTCTTTATCAACAGTTGCCTGTGACTCTGAGGACTCCTTCCGGCCTCCCTCTGAGGCTATctgggcatttaggttgtttccaattccCTTTGGAAACTAACCCCCAGGACATCAATCATTAAATATGAAGGTTTTCCCCACTTTCCTGAAAGTTATTGAGGACAATTCTCAGAAGTGGAATCACTGGGTCTGAGAACAGAGACTTCTCTTTAAAGAACTGTCCTCTAAAAGGCCTGTCCAGAGCCCAGCGGGACAGCACCACCATTGGGCATCCCACCGGAAACaaaagaatgtgtgtgagtgtgcacatggaagccagaggtctcaCTGACCTGGCACAGGAACCCAACAGCTAGGCTAGGCTCACTAACCACAGAGCCCCAGGAACTGATGTCTCCACCTCACCAGACCCAGGATGAGAAGTGTGTCCCCACACGTGACCTGTAGTCCGCCTCCCAGACATAGGGCCTAACAGGTCTGACTTTTGCTAGTGAGCATGTGAGGGGCAGCTTCAAGCACATCATGGGGCCCTGGAGAAATGaagtcaggtcttcatgcttgcaaggcaagcttTTTACTGAGCTAAACTGATCCTGTATGCACAGACCTTTACATATATTTGCTAATTTGAGAGATGAGAAACAGCTTGATTGTTGCCTAGGGAGCCTGACTAATGTGTGTAATTAGCCATTCACAGGTTCTGCCCATTTAGTCACTGACTTCATGGTTCCCTTATGGTTATAtttcagatttgttttgtttttgagataatgtTTCACTGTTGTgctgatatactgtgtaccctaataaaatttgcctgaagatcagagagacaaaggacaagccactgccacatcttacctctgggactcctcagcctgaaaaggcccTCTAGCCTAAAGGCTTCTAGCCAAAAGGGCTTCCTCAAAcagccttagttcctgtctcctcacgccttatatgcctttctctgcccaccatagCACTTcattcttagtgctgggattaaaggcatgagtgcttcccaaatactactggtagcaaaggcaggatatctcaagtgctgggattaaaggcgtgtgccaccactgcctggctctgttttctcccctagactgagtcaatctcatgtagttcagggtggctttgaactcactgcctggcctctatgtttaatctagtgacttgttctgtactctgatcttctggtaaattttattagggtacacagtatatcactaagaaa from Onychomys torridus chromosome 7, mOncTor1.1, whole genome shotgun sequence encodes:
- the Lsmem2 gene encoding leucine-rich single-pass membrane protein 2, which codes for MPEETQEDTVSPMQNQRSRGTLAPNHMQEVRLHRVQSISDLHSGGSLQPYLAEEAQTWEELLGVFPPSLCTQAGGSPTCGRGGFLLLLVLLVFTCLALAILAVYLSVLQSESLRVLAHTLRTQEETLLKLRLASLSQLRRLNSSEARAPS